Genomic window (Helianthus annuus cultivar XRQ/B chromosome 3, HanXRQr2.0-SUNRISE, whole genome shotgun sequence):
TAACCTTTTATATTTTTAACCTATAGCCAAAAcattttagggtaaattacacctTTCGTCTTTTATATTTATACCAAATTTCAGTGGATACCCTTTGACTTTTAAATTGATAAGGATTATCCTTTACGTTTTAAAAATCTTGCAACGTCTGTCCTTTGAAACTAACCCGGTTAAAGTTTTAGTTGAGcttggtcatgtgccttgcacatgagagGATAGGTTGGTAATTTTACTCATTTAGTTAAAGTATATTTAACAAATAACACAAAAGGAATTTAAAACAACCGTCTCTTTCTACATGGAAATTGAAACCGGTCACCATTCCGACTACCACTACCGTCGTATACCACCCCTGTCATCACCGTCTTCTTTAAAATTCCAACTATCTCCAACAAAGCACCTCTGCAAAACCCTAAATCACATATGCTCATCGAAAACCAAGTTCACTCACCACCACTTTCCTCGCCGCCACCCTCATGACGGATGACTAAGGGAACCATAAAGAATAAAGCAACCATGGTTTATGTTTACATGGTAGATATACACAAAAATATCATATCAGTTTGTGATAAACATACAACGATGTATtcaaatttataaaagaaaatattatAAATCATTTTAGAAGCTTTCAAAAAGCATCATCCTCACCGCGAACAAACCTCACTTATCGCGTATGACTTGTGATCATTTACTATTACTACATTAACATGAATCTAAAACATGTGAAATCCTTTAAAGACAATCAAATAAGACGCAAGTAAACATCGACTACAACATGATGATCCAACAAAAGCACCTCAACCATCTCGTCTGTTCACAAAATTCAAACCACCACCTTCGCAGGCGCTGCTGCTGTTCGTGTTGGAGCTATAGCCATGATAAGATGGCTCGTTTCGAGTACTAGTGATTCCTAGGCACAATGCTTCACCTAACGGCCCACCAGGTGTGGAACCAGAACCTGAACCCGAACCCAAACCTGCCCAAGAAGCCTGGTTCAGCCAATTGTGGTGCGGTTTGAAAACATCTTCACACCCATCTCTATCACCACTCAACAATCCAACAGCCATTTGAAAACTCTCATGATCAAACTCCATCTGGTTCCCACCAGATTGCATTGATAATGTTAGAGAACATTCATCTCCACCACCAATCCTAGACCAACCATCAATGCCGGTAAAACTAGCGTTTAGGTAAGAATTATTGTGGTCGATCAAGGAGTTTTGCTGATGAATTTCTTTATAATCTTGTTTCGAAATCTGGTCCCTTTTTGATCCTCCGATTGCGGACTGCGTTGGTTGCTGAAATTGGTTATTCGATGTCGATTGATACGCAGGGATACCAGCATTCTTCTTCAACCAATCACTGCACCTTCAATCCAAACAAGATACACACCAAaattaaaacaacaaaaaaaaaaaaaaatatatgtacaCACATTTAACAACTGTTTACACTCACTCGGGTTGTTGATTTGCAGCGGAAACCACGGTGGAAGTATCTTTAGTGTATGCGGTTTCCACAGGCTTTCTTGAACGCGATCTAGTCTTGCGCGCATGTCGCTCGCAGTACCTTTGATCAGGAGCCACATCCTTGGCACACCTCCATTTCTTACCATCTGTTCTTCTACACCTCCACGGCTCCGGATCCGACCCGTTTGAGAGTCTCAAACCCATACCCATCCCTACCAAACACACAACACCAATCTTAAGAAATCAAACATAAAGACTTAAAGCGCCtccttttaaattaaaaataactTGCACTCTTGCAGACATTTAATCAAACAGTTGGTGGGCACACTAAAAAATAAAGCTTTTTATATCACATAACACTAAGGGATTTGAGAAACTACTGTTGGATTGAGTGGATAAAGATACGAGAAGCTGTGGAGGAACAGGGATTGAAGCCATTATGTACTTGTAGATCGTTGTTTGCCTCTCGAGTTCTTCCCACTGATTCGCAGTAAAAAACACTTTCCCAGAAACTCTCACAACTCCACCTGCAACAAAACACCCATTCAGAACCACACCAACAAGATCAAGAAACAGTTACAACTGCAAGCAGTTAAGCAGTAGCACCTGCAGCTGATTGATTCCCATTCACCATTTTTCAAGAAAATGCAAAACCCAGATGTGAAATGTGGAGAAAAGAAAAGGGTTTTGTGTTGATTGATGATATAAGGAGGAGATATTTTGGTAGGATTGTTGGGTGCTTCCTATGGTTCCAACATTCTGGAGTGTTAGGGAAACAACAAACATAAAGGCCAAAACTTGGTCCCCTATTGATTGTTGTTTACCATTTTCAATAAAACCGTGAATGGATACTGATGTATAAATCGTCCTGTTTCATAAAATGGAGGAGAAAGTGGTCAAATTTTGATTAAAATGGGGATGGGCCAAATGCCGTGCAGATAAAGGTGGTTTTAATGCTTCCACCCTATCACTCTTTACTTGTCTCACAATTTGTACAATGTCAACTTTTATTTAATGTTTAGCTATTGCATTGGACAatgttatgttaaaaaaaaatgttttggtGTAAAACTTTATTGACTAGTTTTAacagtttttttgttttttcttggCTCTTACGTTATGTGTAATGGGCTCCCGTCCACCCGATATATCAGCTAAAAAAGACGTGATGGTGGGCGGGTGGGTGAAGCGATCCACATGCATGGAGCGTCAAGTCACCCAGAAACCAGTTTTAATAACTTTTTTTTCAACAAATCACTATCATCAGATTCAGAAACAAAAATCCTTGGTTACAAGTCGTCCTTAGTATGGAGATAGGTTTTCTTTGAGAGACAAAGTTTTTGGTGCTATAGCTTACATGAAGGTTAAGGAGAGAGATGGTCCTCGCTTTCGATTTGGAGGAAGGGGGGAGGGGGGGGTTCCTATTGTAGCTCTTAGAATTTAAAAGGTCGTATATCTAAGATAAGTTGTGTTTATCTAATCTTGTTGTTTAGTAAGGGAATAATATGATCACATAAAGTTATTACTAATAGAATCTCATGTTCATAAAAGAATATGTTTCTTATCCGTCTTATATGTAGTGTAAATGGATGTTTATAAAATCAATTATTATCatagaaaataaaatataacGAAAATACAGTACCATTTCACTAGCAATAACAATACAAAAAATTATGGGGGAGGGGGTAGTTTGGTAGGTAGGAGGTTCCGAGAAAGTACATAGATATTGTCATACCTCGACTCGCAACGGATTATCGGTCAAAGCAAGATGATTGTCCAAAACTTATCACACTATTAAATGTTTAAATATTTGTCAATGTCTCAAACTAAACTGCAAAGCCGTTTCAACGTTTTTGAAGGCCCTAAGCGAACTTCAAAGTTAGGACCTTATTATTGGTATAAATGAATTGAGATTGAGATTTGAGACATTGAATAACCAGAGCGATGATTTTTCCTAATATATGCCCTAATTTCactcaatttgcaatcaatttcaCATTGCTTACTTAAAAGACGCCAACGAGGGTTGATATGTTGCGTGCGTGGACAGTGCGGACTCCTAGTGTAAAATCCTAAATACTGGGCCTAGAGACGTTGTTTAAATGGCAAAAAAATCTATCTACTATATTAAAAGAATACATGTTAGCCACATGTTTTGTTTTTAGCCAATCATTTTGATGAGGTGGGCAGCCTCTTATGCAAGATAATAGAAGTTTGAGCGGCAATACTTTTCTCCTATTTTCTTTCACGCGACCCTCTTTCTTCTCACATAAGCTTCCCTTTTTCTTTAATCCCGCACATTAAACCTAATTCTCTCCCCTCTTCTTTCATCCCACATTCACAAACCCTAATACTACAACAAGTTCTTCCCAGCAAATCGGCGATTCAGTCTTACAAATCCAAGAACGAGATATGTTTCTCATGTCCACCAGTGATATTCCGAGGTATGTTTACTTGATCTTTCAATCCgagattcctttgtttattttGCTTTACATTCCATCGAATTTGTTGGTGTTTTGCAATAATCGATGTTCACAATTTCACCTTTTTGGGGTTTTAAGTATTTTGGTTCTTGACTTGATAGAAGCTAATTCTTTATTGATTGTTACCCAAGTTCTAGGGTTCAGTTGACTAATTCAGGACTGCAATTGTTCAGCCGTGGTTTAACCTTGGCGATTTGTTCTGAATATAAACAACTATGAGCATTCAGCGCCTTCTCCGCTACAAGGTTCTTCGATCTTTAATTGCATCAATGTATGTTTTTTTATGAATAGTGTTTCAGATCTGTATAATCTTAATTTGAATCAATCATTAATCGAAACACATGTGTTTCATATCTTTGATATTCTGATTCAGATTTTGATTTGAAATGGATATTTTTTATGACTCTAATTTAGAATTGTGAAATCGGAGTTCCATTACATTAAAGTTATGATTCAAACCAGGGTTTTTCGTAagaaatttttgagaaattcatGTTCATTTGTGTGTTGTGTAAATGAATTAGACTTGTGGTAGTTTAATATATCCTTTATAAAAtcaatatgtattttttttatgcATCTCTGACTTATATGCTAaagtattttttatttttctgtatGATAATTCTTTTGATGTTGGTGGGTTttgttgggtaacgggtcaaatgggttcGAATCAGAATAGGCTAACTAATTATTGTTTCAATTTTTGGTTTAGGTTAAAACAAGTTCCTTTCTAAACGGGTTGATTAAAAAAACCACAGCTGATCATATTTAATAACAACAAGCTGTCAAGGATTTTATCACAAATTGTCTAAAAACCTATTTGTTTATGTTATATGTTTTGTGATATCTTGATTTTTTTTACCTATTTTAAGTGTTCATTTTTTTATGAGTAATGCAAGTTATGTCAGTTCTGTGTATATCAATCTTAGGAAATCATATATCATCTCAATGTGTGTATATGTTTGAAGCTAAATTCTAAGTAAAGGATAGTCTTTTTAGTAAATATATGTGGTATATATGATTGGCATATGAACATTGTTAGAATTGAAATGTCATCTTAACCACATTTCTAGATATCCTTATGGAAGCATTTTTTACTTTCTCTATTATAATTCTTTTGATGTTGGCGGATTGGGTtgagtaacgggtcaaaatggataGGTTTTTGATATTTACCATTGATGTGTTCGTTGATAACGGGTTTTACATTTGATTGGATATACTTTTGTGCTGTGTTATTATTTTCTTTGACATGGGGTTTTGTTAATTTGACTAAATATAAACTTGTGTTTCGATTTTCTCTAATCTGTAGCTTTAAATAATATTGTAATAGCTGGTAACatgcttttattttcaaaatatctaatttgttgaaactatgttaataAATAGTTAATGCGTTAGTTATAGTTACCATGCACAATTTTATTACGACAATGCAAATGTTTGACATCGGCCCTTGGCAACTTTCAACCTTTTTGACCAGTTTCAAATAGTTTACTACCAAGTTTAAAGGTTTCATAACTTGATTTAAGTTTCTTACATTTGTGTTATATACTAGGGTGCAAGAATAGTTGATACGAAGGCTGAGCGATATATGCGGGTTTGTTGTGTGGTGTCTTTGTCAATTCATTTTGTATATGTTCCGCAAAACTATTGCGGATTTACTGATTAAAACCATTATCTTCAATGCCTAATGTTTTTGCGTTCACAGTGGCGTTTTCCGTTTACTCCCATGAATCTGCGATACCTAATCTGCTATTCTTCCCACACACCGGCGCACTTCGGCGACTCTCTGTCGTCCAACATAAAGGTAACTTTTCATTTGTTTAGTTGCTTTATTATTCTATTATTTGGTTCTATATTGGTGTGACCTATGCATAGTGTTGTTTGGGTCCCTCGACGGTGCAATGACCAGACCCACATAGACTAACAATATGTATCGATGGGCAATTGTCGGTCtttattttggtaatttcactgaTGAAGTGTCTATTTtcattgtaacacccccaaaattccacctgcggaaaccccgcgaggcgtgttacgcatcaaagttcgagccaccaatcacattgaaccaatgataaatatttaaataagtcatgacattaattactaatataagatgtcaacatgttatcaattctcaaaagttgtgtagcggaagcatgtaatcgtttagcaTTCGTTTCATAATAACAATCAAAATCAATGCAtcgtttataagtgaatccaagagtctcgatccatgaccactccagcacttccagatagcaagtccatgttccaaagttaacgacctacaagcatgcaaacaagtgtgtcagactacgctggtgagttcaaggttttgttaacgtgttgcgttaccagatgtatgttaatgcgattcaatgttgcgttatgatgttgctcatgttagataccctaggtaGTGTGcacatatgtatccgaggagtgtgcctctaacaaccatagccataacgaccgattgctatgttgccatcgctagataccctagggagtgtgcccatatgtatccgaggagtgtgcctctaacaaccatagccataacgaccgattgctatgttgccatcgctagataccctagggagtgtgcccatatgtatccgaggagtgtgcctctaacaaccatagccataaccagataattagttcacgcccgtccgtacggcccggtgtgaggtttcccacctaatagcgctatcaactaattacccccattgccctccaggcaatccgatgatagattccatgttcaatacccaaaaccgattaagttgtttacctaaagtttcccttccaaatgtttaccagttgtcccaaaccaccgggacgcatgcttgagaaaatgcattgaactcacctgggattgctcggtatgatacacgaaaaggttcagttaagctacaatgtgatcaaccacgtcctagcaggtttatcatacaggtcaggtttgtattcaagtattgcacgtacagttacacagagttaacacgttacaaacacgtagagatcatggcaacactttaacaGTCAAGCAATacattcaacttgtgcgattagAAAGTCCaaaagtaatcggcccaacatgttgtgcggcccataacatgttgtgcgatccaacaatTCCCGGCCCAACTATCATAACAGATCAATAACACGTTCTCGGCCCAATTAAAATATCACATAAGTATCTTGTGCGAATCCGGGtaaccttgtgcgactgaacTAGGTTGTGCGCTCGGCCTTTGGGCCTGTCCGGCCCAATGGCATAAATAGTCCAAAAACATAACGGCCCAACTAAATAGTCCATTGCAGCTTGTGCGGTCCGGT
Coding sequences:
- the LOC110930380 gene encoding growth-regulating factor 8 — translated: MVNGNQSAAGGVVRVSGKVFFTANQWEELERQTTIYKYIMASIPVPPQLLVSLSTQSNRMGMGLRLSNGSDPEPWRCRRTDGKKWRCAKDVAPDQRYCERHARKTRSRSRKPVETAYTKDTSTVVSAANQQPECSDWLKKNAGIPAYQSTSNNQFQQPTQSAIGGSKRDQISKQDYKEIHQQNSLIDHNNSYLNASFTGIDGWSRIGGGDECSLTLSMQSGGNQMEFDHESFQMAVGLLSGDRDGCEDVFKPHHNWLNQASWAGLGSGSGSGSTPGGPLGEALCLGITSTRNEPSYHGYSSNTNSSSACEGGGLNFVNRRDG